The following proteins are encoded in a genomic region of Fibrobacter sp.:
- a CDS encoding polyprenyl synthetase family protein, which translates to MQYIKRVSKATDETLEKLLPPETSYPFSIHKLMRYSTFAGGKRVRPCLLMASHEACGGSFGDQSALAASAALEMFHTFSLIHDDLPCMDDDDFRRGKPTAHKAFSEALAVLGGDALCIAAFEILASIGRVDIVSEMARALGTSGMLGGQVVDIESEGKTVTRETVEYIHHNKTAALICSSVRIGAMLAGASDEAMKKLTSYGNNVGLAFQVVDDILDEESTTEQLGKEAGKDRERGKATYPSVCGLEESKRYARELTNLAWNDISFLGSKGKILHDMAEYIITRIS; encoded by the coding sequence ATGCAGTATATCAAGAGGGTTTCGAAGGCAACAGATGAGACGCTCGAAAAGCTTCTTCCGCCTGAAACATCCTATCCCTTTTCGATTCATAAACTGATGAGGTATAGTACTTTTGCGGGCGGCAAGAGGGTGAGGCCCTGTCTTCTGATGGCAAGTCATGAGGCCTGTGGGGGAAGTTTCGGGGATCAAAGCGCTTTGGCTGCATCAGCAGCACTGGAGATGTTTCATACTTTCTCACTTATCCATGATGATCTTCCTTGCATGGATGATGATGATTTTCGCAGGGGTAAACCTACGGCGCACAAGGCTTTTTCCGAGGCTTTGGCTGTTCTTGGTGGAGATGCGCTTTGTATTGCCGCATTCGAGATCCTTGCATCGATCGGCAGAGTTGATATAGTGAGTGAAATGGCCAGGGCTCTGGGTACAAGCGGCATGCTGGGCGGGCAGGTGGTGGATATTGAATCGGAAGGAAAGACAGTGACCAGGGAGACTGTGGAATATATCCATCATAATAAAACCGCAGCACTTATCTGCTCATCGGTAAGAATCGGAGCAATGCTTGCGGGTGCATCTGATGAGGCCATGAAGAAACTGACTTCTTATGGGAACAACGTGGGACTGGCATTCCAGGTTGTCGATGATATTCTTGATGAGGAAAGTACCACAGAACAACTGGGGAAAGAAGCCGGAAAAGACCGGGAGAGGGGAAAGGCGACTTATCCTTCTGTCTGTGGTCTGGAGGAATCAAAAAGGTATGCCCGGGAATTGACAAATCTCGCCTGGAATGACATATCTTTTCTGGGCAGCAAGGGAAAAATCCTCCACGATATGGCAGAGTATATTATCACCCGTATTTCCTGA
- a CDS encoding transcriptional regulator produces MHRNIVDKQLEEICLGIKECRDMETALKFLREIFTRPELEDLALRWRLLKMLHIGIPQRKIASELGISLCKITRGARLVRDSKSVVNSLVRKYI; encoded by the coding sequence ATGCATAGAAACATCGTTGACAAGCAATTAGAGGAGATCTGTCTCGGTATCAAGGAATGCAGAGATATGGAAACGGCTTTGAAGTTTCTAAGGGAGATTTTCACCAGGCCTGAGCTTGAAGATCTGGCTTTAAGGTGGCGGCTGCTCAAGATGCTCCACATTGGGATTCCCCAGCGTAAAATCGCCTCGGAACTGGGGATAAGTCTCTGCAAGATCACCCGGGGTGCCAGGCTTGTAAGAGACAGTAAATCGGTTGTCAATTCCCTTGTAAGGAAGTACATATAA
- a CDS encoding TIGR00282 family metallophosphoesterase: MRILFIGDIFGNTGRRVLAERLPSIIKEKSIDVCIGNGENAAGGRGLTGNLFKKLRKYGVNIVTGGNHSFSIPDSDIGFMENECVLRPLNFPPGNIGRGTTVIGLGDGRKIGVINLQGRTFMHEALDCPFRTGKAAVEETRRETQVILIDFHAEATSEKLALASYLDGMVSAVVGTHTHVQTSDERILQGGTAYISDVGMTGPEDSVIGMKKKQVIRRFLLQTPVRFEQSESGPMLNGVVIEVDESSGKALSIERVYERVTFRHE; the protein is encoded by the coding sequence ATGCGGATCCTTTTCATAGGAGATATCTTCGGGAATACCGGGCGGCGGGTACTTGCAGAGCGTTTGCCGTCCATTATAAAAGAGAAGTCAATTGATGTCTGTATCGGCAATGGCGAAAACGCTGCCGGGGGGCGGGGACTCACAGGAAATCTTTTCAAGAAGCTTCGCAAGTATGGTGTGAACATTGTCACTGGCGGCAACCACTCATTTTCGATACCAGACAGTGATATCGGATTCATGGAAAATGAGTGTGTGCTCAGGCCTCTTAATTTTCCTCCGGGTAATATAGGCAGGGGAACTACCGTAATTGGCCTCGGGGATGGGAGAAAGATCGGGGTCATTAATCTTCAGGGGCGCACTTTCATGCATGAAGCTCTGGACTGTCCTTTTCGTACAGGGAAGGCAGCGGTTGAAGAGACGCGCAGGGAGACACAGGTCATATTGATAGATTTTCATGCTGAAGCAACGAGTGAGAAATTGGCACTGGCCAGCTATCTTGACGGAATGGTAAGTGCCGTTGTCGGTACTCACACACATGTACAGACCAGTGATGAGCGGATTCTTCAGGGTGGTACTGCTTACATCAGTGATGTGGGTATGACCGGGCCGGAGGATTCTGTGATCGGCATGAAAAAAAAGCAGGTTATTCGACGCTTTCTTTTGCAGACACCTGTCAGGTTTGAGCAATCGGAATCAGGGCCTATGTTAAACGGAGTGGTGATAGAAGTTGATGAAAGCAGTGGAAAGGCTCTATCCATCGAGAGAGTTTACGAACGGGTGACTTTCAGGCATGAGTGA
- the xseB gene encoding exodeoxyribonuclease VII small subunit: protein MKENRISKKVLKPAVGEPLSVLSFEQSLEELERIIEELEREDLSLEDALRYFEQGIGMIRTCDSQLKSAQGRLTELFKGENGQFMEKVLGLTLESFLSGDNSDE from the coding sequence ATGAAAGAAAACAGAATATCAAAAAAGGTCTTGAAACCGGCAGTTGGAGAACCGCTTTCGGTTTTGAGTTTCGAGCAGTCTCTTGAGGAGCTTGAGAGGATTATAGAGGAACTTGAGAGGGAGGATCTCAGTCTTGAGGATGCACTGCGGTATTTTGAGCAGGGCATAGGGATGATCCGTACCTGTGATTCTCAGTTAAAAAGTGCTCAGGGACGTTTGACAGAACTTTTCAAGGGAGAAAACGGCCAGTTCATGGAAAAGGTGCTTGGCTTGACACTGGAATCGTTTTTAAGTGGAGATAATTCCGATGAATGA
- a CDS encoding Na/Pi cotransporter family protein, with protein sequence MTEPFNLFHFFSLLCGLAIFLYGMQQGEKNLKMIGGKDLRRVISAITRHRISAYIAGFVTTLLTQSSSATTVMLVGLASAQLMTLSQSLGMILGSGLGTTLTVQLFAFKFYYIAPFLIATGYFASLSRKSDRLSGYGKLVLAMGFIFFGMQMMAEAVTPLRNLPLFERMLYSSLTNPWYGLLAGTLITAVIQSSAATLAIVIALGELYNAGNGFIPGLREFLPLVLGANLGTCITAFLSALRADLEGTRVAWAHFIFKLTGTAVVFPFTGLLVHLDSFAGSSAAVQIAFLHTSFNIFISILFLPFLNTFEKAILKLVNPGRKSPTRYSVSFLHENVIGLPVLALSQAVKEIARMSESVSSMVEESRELINCFDLRRKNRIVMSDDEVDFLHESIVAFLTRMGREELDPEQSTRAYQFVMITTDLEHVGDIISKSIVNLAEKIEMSPLPLSKEGRQEILEFYGSTSSAFQEALAAFVMNDLELARKVFSQKKKTDELFDQLLERHMNRLYKKKPESLQTTSIHVDLLEEIRRINHFTFRIAAHTLRIHHAG encoded by the coding sequence ATGACCGAACCTTTCAATCTTTTTCACTTTTTTTCTCTTCTCTGCGGGCTGGCCATTTTCCTTTACGGAATGCAGCAGGGAGAGAAAAATCTCAAGATGATAGGGGGGAAGGACCTTCGCAGGGTTATTTCAGCTATCACCCGTCATAGGATAAGTGCCTACATCGCTGGTTTTGTCACTACATTGCTGACCCAATCATCATCAGCAACAACTGTTATGCTTGTGGGACTCGCAAGCGCTCAGCTCATGACCTTAAGTCAGTCACTGGGGATGATTCTGGGTTCTGGTCTGGGCACTACTCTGACTGTGCAGCTTTTTGCATTCAAATTTTATTATATCGCCCCGTTTCTAATTGCTACTGGCTACTTTGCATCTCTCAGCCGTAAGTCAGACAGGCTTTCAGGGTATGGGAAGCTGGTTCTTGCAATGGGTTTCATATTTTTCGGAATGCAGATGATGGCTGAGGCGGTCACTCCTCTGCGCAATCTGCCGCTGTTTGAGAGGATGCTGTATTCCAGTCTGACAAATCCCTGGTACGGGCTCCTTGCAGGGACTCTTATTACTGCTGTGATCCAGAGCAGTGCCGCAACACTGGCCATTGTGATTGCTTTGGGAGAACTTTACAATGCAGGAAATGGATTTATTCCCGGTTTAAGAGAGTTTCTCCCTCTTGTGCTGGGTGCCAATTTAGGAACCTGTATTACAGCTTTCCTTTCTGCTCTCAGGGCTGATCTGGAAGGGACACGGGTTGCCTGGGCACATTTCATATTCAAGCTGACCGGAACTGCTGTTGTTTTCCCATTTACGGGACTTCTGGTGCACCTTGACTCTTTTGCAGGTAGTTCAGCCGCAGTTCAGATTGCATTTCTTCACACATCATTTAACATTTTTATCTCTATCCTTTTCCTGCCGTTTTTGAACACCTTTGAGAAGGCCATTCTGAAGCTTGTAAATCCCGGAAGAAAATCGCCAACCCGGTACAGTGTCTCTTTCCTGCATGAAAATGTGATCGGGCTGCCGGTTCTTGCCCTTTCGCAGGCAGTAAAGGAGATTGCCAGGATGTCGGAATCGGTATCAAGCATGGTGGAGGAGAGCAGGGAGCTTATCAACTGTTTCGATCTCCGCAGGAAAAACAGAATAGTCATGAGTGATGATGAGGTCGACTTTCTTCATGAGAGTATAGTTGCATTTCTTACGCGGATGGGGCGTGAGGAGCTTGACCCTGAACAGTCAACCAGGGCATATCAGTTTGTGATGATAACAACGGACCTTGAGCATGTTGGTGATATAATCTCAAAGAGCATTGTCAACTTGGCAGAGAAGATAGAGATGAGTCCATTACCTCTTTCCAAAGAGGGGAGGCAGGAGATACTGGAGTTTTATGGCTCTACATCCTCTGCTTTCCAGGAAGCGCTGGCTGCCTTTGTAATGAATGATCTCGAACTGGCCAGGAAAGTTTTTAGTCAGAAGAAAAAGACTGATGAACTTTTTGACCAGCTGCTTGAGAGACACATGAATAGGCTTTACAAGAAAAAGCCGGAATCACTTCAGACCACCTCTATCCATGTTGATCTTCTGGAGGAGATTCGCAGGATAAACCATTTCACATTCCGTATCGCTGCTCACACACTGCGGATACACCACGCAGGATAA
- the queA gene encoding tRNA preQ1(34) S-adenosylmethionine ribosyltransferase-isomerase QueA, protein MLTDDFDYHLPEALIAQRPAEQRDSCRLLHLDKRSGDVAHHVFSGLVSLLKKGDRLVFNDTRVIPARVHAVKDSGAQVEFLFTEKVDDLTWKAVVYPGRRLKKGSCAEVVDNKGCFLHVTEVLPGGDRLVKLQSEHITTMEAFLETCGHIPLPHYITRQDESCDREMYQTVYASKAGAIAAPTAGLHFTDNLMNCLRESGIDFSYLTLHVGIGTFRPVKVSNPADHEMHEESYSLSLKTVEEILGTKASGGRVIAVGTTTVRVLEHCSASGTLKPSSDKTKLLILPPYKFRTVDGLITNFHLPKSTLLMLVCAFGGINPVLDAYRQAVDENYRFYSYGDAMLLL, encoded by the coding sequence ATGCTTACAGATGATTTTGACTACCACCTTCCTGAAGCTCTTATAGCACAGAGGCCTGCAGAGCAGCGCGACTCCTGTCGTCTTCTTCACCTTGATAAAAGAAGCGGTGATGTCGCTCATCATGTTTTCAGCGGCCTTGTCTCACTCCTGAAAAAGGGTGACCGTCTTGTGTTCAACGACACCAGGGTCATTCCGGCCCGTGTGCACGCAGTGAAAGATTCCGGTGCTCAGGTTGAATTTCTCTTCACTGAAAAGGTAGATGACCTTACATGGAAAGCAGTTGTGTATCCGGGAAGGCGTCTGAAAAAGGGATCCTGTGCTGAAGTCGTGGACAACAAAGGATGTTTCCTGCATGTAACAGAGGTCCTTCCAGGAGGCGACCGTCTGGTAAAGCTTCAAAGTGAGCATATTACAACTATGGAGGCTTTTCTGGAAACATGCGGCCATATTCCTCTGCCTCACTATATTACACGTCAGGATGAGAGCTGTGACAGAGAGATGTACCAGACAGTATACGCCAGTAAAGCCGGTGCCATCGCCGCACCAACAGCCGGGCTTCATTTTACAGATAATCTCATGAACTGTTTGAGAGAATCCGGCATCGATTTTTCCTATCTCACTCTTCATGTGGGTATAGGTACGTTCAGGCCGGTGAAAGTTTCCAACCCGGCGGATCATGAGATGCACGAGGAAAGCTATTCCCTGTCATTAAAGACCGTTGAGGAAATTCTCGGAACAAAAGCCTCCGGAGGCAGGGTAATAGCTGTAGGGACAACAACAGTGAGAGTCCTTGAACACTGCTCCGCTTCCGGTACTCTCAAACCCTCCTCAGATAAAACAAAGCTTCTCATTCTGCCGCCATATAAGTTTAGAACAGTTGACGGGCTGATCACAAATTTTCATCTGCCCAAATCAACGCTTCTGATGCTGGTCTGTGCCTTTGGCGGGATAAACCCGGTGCTCGATGCCTACCGTCAGGCAGTTGATGAAAATTACCGTTTCTACAGTTACGGTGATGCAATGCTGCTACTGTAA
- a CDS encoding TrpB-like pyridoxal phosphate-dependent enzyme has protein sequence MSIKIFLDESEIPRQWYNIAADLPVKPPLAPDGSQLTPEMLAPVFPMNIIEQELSTERWIDIPGEVLDILYRWRPSPLKRAVFLEKAIKTPAKIFYKDESVSPAGSHKPNSAVPQAWYNKQAGTKTLTTETGAGQWGSALAFACSLIGLTCKVFMVRISFDQKPFRKVMMETWGGKCIASPSNETETGRMFLEKDPDTPGSLGIAISEAVEAAVSDKTGETKYSLGSVLNHVMLHQTIIGLEAKKQLAKAGIKNPDVVIGCAGGGSNFAGISFPFVHDVINGTQIEIIPVEPASCPTLTRGIFTYDFGDSAGMTPLLPMYTLGHNFIPEPIHAGGLRYHGMSPLVSQAAKEGLIKPRAIHQTECYEAAITWARTEGGIVAPESSHAIAATIQEAKKAREEGKEKVILMNLSGHGHLDLLGYSRYLAGELTDHAHSQEEIDKAEAELANLPKP, from the coding sequence ATGAGTATAAAGATTTTTCTTGATGAAAGCGAGATCCCCCGTCAATGGTACAACATAGCTGCGGATCTCCCTGTAAAGCCGCCACTTGCGCCAGACGGCAGTCAGTTGACTCCGGAGATGCTTGCGCCGGTGTTTCCCATGAATATTATAGAGCAGGAACTGAGCACTGAGCGGTGGATAGATATTCCCGGAGAAGTTCTTGACATTCTTTACAGATGGCGCCCATCACCGCTTAAAAGAGCTGTATTTCTGGAAAAGGCGATTAAAACTCCGGCAAAAATATTCTACAAGGATGAAAGTGTTTCTCCTGCAGGAAGCCACAAGCCCAATTCCGCGGTACCGCAAGCCTGGTATAACAAGCAGGCCGGGACAAAGACCCTTACAACCGAGACCGGAGCCGGTCAGTGGGGCAGCGCCCTTGCTTTTGCGTGTTCGTTAATCGGGCTTACATGCAAGGTTTTCATGGTGAGAATCAGCTTCGACCAGAAACCTTTCAGAAAGGTTATGATGGAGACCTGGGGAGGGAAGTGTATAGCCAGTCCCAGTAATGAGACCGAGACTGGAAGGATGTTTCTAGAGAAAGATCCTGATACTCCCGGAAGCCTGGGAATAGCGATCAGTGAGGCGGTAGAGGCAGCAGTTTCCGATAAAACTGGTGAAACAAAGTATTCACTGGGAAGCGTTCTCAACCACGTCATGCTTCATCAGACAATTATCGGTCTTGAAGCAAAGAAGCAGCTTGCCAAAGCAGGGATAAAGAATCCTGACGTAGTGATAGGATGTGCAGGAGGAGGCAGTAATTTTGCCGGCATTTCCTTTCCCTTTGTTCATGATGTCATAAATGGAACTCAGATAGAGATAATACCTGTTGAACCGGCATCCTGTCCGACACTGACAAGAGGAATATTTACATACGATTTCGGTGACAGTGCCGGAATGACTCCTCTTCTTCCTATGTATACTCTGGGACATAATTTCATACCGGAGCCGATTCACGCGGGAGGACTCCGTTATCATGGGATGTCTCCTCTTGTAAGCCAGGCGGCAAAGGAGGGGTTGATTAAGCCCAGGGCTATTCATCAGACCGAGTGTTATGAAGCGGCTATAACCTGGGCACGCACTGAAGGTGGAATTGTAGCTCCGGAGAGCAGTCATGCTATTGCGGCGACTATCCAGGAAGCGAAGAAAGCCAGGGAGGAGGGAAAAGAGAAGGTCATTCTCATGAACCTTTCAGGGCATGGGCATCTGGATCTTCTCGGTTATTCCAGATATCTTGCTGGAGAGCTTACCGATCATGCACATTCCCAGGAGGAGATCGATAAAGCTGAAGCAGAACTGGCCAATTTACCTAAACCATGA
- a CDS encoding exodeoxyribonuclease VII large subunit, whose amino-acid sequence MSEDFIFLSPQESDYPYSVSEINEGIALLLESGNSLVWVEGEISNWKSSSSGHIYFRLKDHQSQIPAVIWRSNVSQLKFEPRDGIAVSAIASIRVYQRGGYYQLDVHRMQELGSGVLFAAFERLKASLEKEGLFDQSHKKPLPQSVRRLGVVTSKRGAALRDIVRVVSSRAPQTEIVIVDVQVQGDNAACEIASGIRALNEYGRVDCIIAGRGGGSIEDLWAFNEEVVARAIYDSRIPVISAVGHEIDFTIADFVADVRAATPSAAAEIAVADNRENLRYFQNCAERFTGAACRYFNNVYSRFAVLSESRALRRPIKMLSEAAQVIDDMESRCCREMEILLRRKHSQISAACGRLSGLNPLSILARGYSVVKGENGDVIRSSQQVKVGSRVKIRFFQGSAGALINSVDDDTESKTAF is encoded by the coding sequence ATGAGTGAAGATTTTATCTTTCTATCCCCTCAGGAATCGGATTATCCCTATTCAGTCAGTGAAATAAACGAAGGAATTGCCCTTCTTCTGGAATCAGGAAATTCGCTTGTGTGGGTAGAGGGCGAAATTTCCAACTGGAAGTCATCCTCCAGCGGTCACATTTACTTCAGGTTAAAGGATCATCAGAGCCAGATCCCTGCAGTGATCTGGCGCAGTAATGTTTCCCAGTTGAAGTTTGAACCCCGAGACGGGATAGCGGTGAGTGCGATAGCCTCAATCAGGGTTTATCAACGTGGAGGTTATTACCAGCTTGATGTGCATAGAATGCAGGAACTGGGCAGTGGGGTACTTTTTGCTGCTTTTGAGCGCCTGAAAGCATCTCTGGAAAAAGAGGGACTCTTTGATCAATCACACAAGAAGCCTCTTCCTCAATCGGTACGCAGGCTTGGGGTGGTGACTTCAAAGAGGGGGGCAGCTTTAAGGGATATTGTCCGGGTCGTTTCATCGAGAGCACCGCAGACAGAGATCGTGATAGTCGATGTGCAGGTGCAGGGTGACAATGCTGCATGCGAGATAGCATCAGGGATAAGAGCGCTTAACGAGTATGGCAGAGTGGATTGTATAATTGCAGGGAGAGGTGGAGGATCAATAGAGGATCTGTGGGCATTCAATGAAGAGGTCGTGGCCAGAGCTATTTATGATTCCAGAATACCTGTAATATCTGCCGTGGGGCATGAGATCGATTTTACAATCGCGGACTTTGTAGCTGATGTTCGTGCTGCTACTCCATCTGCAGCAGCAGAGATTGCAGTCGCGGATAACAGAGAGAACCTGCGATATTTTCAGAATTGTGCTGAGAGGTTTACCGGTGCTGCCTGCCGCTATTTTAACAATGTTTATTCCAGGTTTGCTGTTCTGTCGGAGAGCCGGGCGTTGCGCAGGCCGATTAAGATGCTTTCAGAGGCTGCTCAGGTGATAGATGATATGGAGTCACGATGCTGCAGGGAGATGGAGATATTGCTCAGGAGAAAGCATTCTCAGATATCTGCCGCATGCGGGAGGTTAAGCGGGCTCAATCCCCTTTCGATTCTGGCCAGAGGATACAGTGTAGTGAAAGGAGAAAACGGGGATGTCATTCGCAGTTCGCAACAGGTTAAAGTTGGTTCGCGGGTAAAGATAAGATTTTTCCAGGGCAGTGCCGGAGCGCTTATAAATTCCGTCGATGATGATACGGAATCAAAAACAGCTTTTTGA